A window of Planctomycetota bacterium genomic DNA:
TTTTCCGGCCGCTCCCCAGGCGGCGGCCAACTTAGCGCGAGAGAACGTACTCGGCCAAGTCGTCTATCTGCTGCTTGGAGAGTTTCGACGTCGCCCCGTGCGTATCCTTGGGATTGAATTTGGTCAGCACCTCCAGCATGGTCACGGCGCGGCCATCGAACAGATACGGCGCGGTCCGCCACACTTCGACCAGCGTCGGCGTATCGAATTCCTTGATCCCCCTCTGGTCCGGCCCGGCGCCCACGTCATGTTTCTTTAGGTCGGTGCCCAGGTCGCCCGGATGGCAGGAGGCGCAGCCGGCGGACTCAAAGACCTGCTTGCCCCGCTCGGCGGCGGCGCTCAGTTTGCCATTCTCCAGGTGCGGGCTGGACACGGGCGTAAGGTTCTTCAGGTACTCGTCAATGGCAACGGCATCCTCTTCGGGGCGTATCGCGAATTGGATAAAGCGGATGCCGGAGCGGACGGCCACCTCGGCGTTCGCGCGGATGCCCGACATCATGGACGGCGGCGTGCGATGGGCCAGCAGCATGTTTTTCGTGTTCTTCGGGTTGCCCAGCCCATCGTTCAGGAGGTCCCAGTTGAGGGCGTCGGCCCGGCCGTCGGGATGGCAACTGGCGCAACTTTGCCACGCCTGGAAGCAGAGCGCCGCGTCGTTGAAGAACAACTCGCCCTTGCGGACGGGGGTCATCGGACGGACCGGCCCGAGCGGAATGGACATGGCCTCGACCCGCGCGCCGGGCTGAATGTCCACCACGCCGAGGCTGTCGGAGAAATACTCCGCGGCGTAGATTCTGCCTCCGACCACGGCGAGGCCCCGCGGGCCCTTGCCTTGGAGTTTCAAGCGTGCCCGCAGGCCGACGAGGAAAGCCAGGTCGCTCGGCACGTCGGTGGGCGACGAGGAGACATCGGTCACCTTCTGGCCGGCCGCGACTTTCGCCAGCCGGTCGTGAAGCGCCGCCAGACCGATGACGCTCACTTCGTGGGTGCCGGCGTGTGCGACGCAGAGGAACTTGCCGTCCGCCGTGCAGGCGACGCCCCACGGGTTGGCGGCACCGAGGTCCACGCTGTCCAGCAGGACGGTGTTGACTAACTTCTTCGTCTCCAGGTCGATGATGCTGACCGCGTTGGCGTTCATCCATCCCCGCTCCAGTTGGGTCGTCGGAAGTTGATAGTGAGCGAGGATGTGGGTGACGTAGGCGAATCGGCCGTCGGGCGAAACGCAGATGCCTCGCAGGCCCGTCGACCCGTCGGACAGTTGGACGGCAGCGGCAACCTGGCCGGTGTCGGCGGCGATGATCGAGACGACCGCCGCCACATAGTTGCCGCTCGCCGGGCCGAAAGGCAGATGGTTGGCCACCGCGAGCCACTTGCCGTCCGGCGTGATCGCGGCCGCGATAGGCTCCCGCGTCACGGCGACCTTCGCCACCTCCTTCTTGGTCGAAAGGTCGACAATGGCGATATTGTCATTGAAGCGGTTGCAGACGTAGAGCCTTTTGCCGTCCGGGCTTATGGCGAGCGCCGTCGGCGTGTGTCCCGCGGACAGGCTCTCGACGACCTTCAAGCCCTGCGTGTCGATGACGTGGACCTTGCCTTCGGGCGACGCGCCGGCGACATAGAGCCGCTTCCCGTCCGGCGCGAGCACCAGCCCGGCAGGGGGATCCGCGAGCGGGATCTCCTTCGTGACCTTCCCCGAGGCCGTATCGAAGACCGCGACCCGTCTGGCCGTGGCCTCGGCAACATACAGGGTGCGGCCATCCTGCGACGCAACGAGGGCCACAGGCGACAGGTACTCGCCCGGGCCGGCGGCCTCCGCCGCCAACGCGGCCCCCCCTGCTCCGCCGCCCGCCGCCGCCAGAACGATCCACCCCGCCGCCCCGGCGACCGCGAAAAAACCCGCTACAAAAAAGGCGCGCGGGCCGCGATTTCTTCCGACGTCACGCTGCATGCTTATCCGCATCTTTGGCTCCTCTCCACCCATCTGGACCTATTACGAGGCTCGGCTTCCCACATTCACGATGTCTGTCGTCTCGCTTCCTCGCCCAGCGCCGGACCGTCACTTTTCGGCGCGTGCAACGTTCGCCGGGGCCTTCGCCGCATCGGCCTCGCACACCACACGGAAGCCCACGTCGAACACGGCCTGGTACGGCTCGTAGGCCGAACGCAGCGCCGACCGCACCCAGGCCGGCCGATCATAGAACGACCCGCCGCGAATGACCTTGAGGCCGTCGGCCTTCGCGTCATTCCGACCGTCGGCGGCGTCATAAGCCGACAGGTCGGCCGCCACTCGCGGGCGTCACTTCGCCAGCAGGGCGGCGCACTGCCGCCGGAGTTCGCGGAGTTGCTCTTCCTGGCGGTCGCTGAAGTGGCCCTGCCTCTGGGCGTAGAGGTCCATCCAGAGGGCCAGGCGCCGGAGGCCCTCCGCGTCCAGATGGACGCCCTCGTGGCCTTTCTCGTCCTTGAGCAGGGCCCAGAGCCTGCTCTTGCGGGCCGTGCATTCGCCGACGACCGAGCGGTCCCGCTCGAAGGCCAGTTGGCGCAGGTCCTTTCCGCCGAAGGAGAGCAGGCTATCATAGGCCTTGGCCACCGTCAGGTCGAACCGGGCCGCCTTCTCGCTCGCGCTGTCCGGCCGGTGGCAGGAGACGCAAGCCTTGTCGAGGACCGGCTGGACGAGTTGGTCGAACCGGAGCGGCCAGGAGCCTTCGGGCCCGGGGGCGAGTCTCGACGGCTCGCGCAGCGCCGCCCGGGGATGACGGCCGGGGCTGGCCGGGGCCGCCTCGCGCGATTCGTGGCACCCGACGCAGGAAAGCGTCTGCTGCGGCCAGACGTACGTCAGGCTCCGCATGGTCTGGACCGCCAGGCCGTCGCCATCGACGGCCTGGAAGAACACGGAGATGCCGCTCGGCACGCGGAAATAGG
This region includes:
- a CDS encoding beta-propeller fold lactonase family protein — its product is MRISMQRDVGRNRGPRAFFVAGFFAVAGAAGWIVLAAAGGGAGGAALAAEAAGPGEYLSPVALVASQDGRTLYVAEATARRVAVFDTASGKVTKEIPLADPPAGLVLAPDGKRLYVAGASPEGKVHVIDTQGLKVVESLSAGHTPTALAISPDGKRLYVCNRFNDNIAIVDLSTKKEVAKVAVTREPIAAAITPDGKWLAVANHLPFGPASGNYVAAVVSIIAADTGQVAAAVQLSDGSTGLRGICVSPDGRFAYVTHILAHYQLPTTQLERGWMNANAVSIIDLETKKLVNTVLLDSVDLGAANPWGVACTADGKFLCVAHAGTHEVSVIGLAALHDRLAKVAAGQKVTDVSSSPTDVPSDLAFLVGLRARLKLQGKGPRGLAVVGGRIYAAEYFSDSLGVVDIQPGARVEAMSIPLGPVRPMTPVRKGELFFNDAALCFQAWQSCASCHPDGRADALNWDLLNDGLGNPKNTKNMLLAHRTPPSMMSGIRANAEVAVRSGIRFIQFAIRPEEDAVAIDEYLKNLTPVSSPHLENGKLSAAAERGKQVFESAGCASCHPGDLGTDLKKHDVGAGPDQRGIKEFDTPTLVEVWRTAPYLFDGRAVTMLEVLTKFNPKDTHGATSKLSKQQIDDLAEYVLSR